In Holophagaceae bacterium, one DNA window encodes the following:
- a CDS encoding SIMPL domain-containing protein (The SIMPL domain is named for its presence in mouse protein SIMPL (signalling molecule that associates with mouse pelle-like kinase). Bacterial member BP26, from Brucella, was shown to assemble into a channel-like structure, while YggE from E. coli has been associated with resistance to oxidative stress.) yields MKRFLASALAIGLMSAQAPLLALEEPAPRTITVSGEAEMKVAPDEVILTLGVETRHKELAEVRRLNDQRMKEVLAAALAAGVAGKDIRTDYLNLAPEYDHQNHRRTFVEYIQRTTIVVTLRDVSKFEALLTSVLQAGVEYIHGIDFRTSELRKHRDEARALAMKAAKEKAIALAGALGQKVGKPRSIQEGSGGWWSSYGGWWGRGYQGMSQNISQSAGGSSSSQDGPLAPGTLSVRGNVTITFDLE; encoded by the coding sequence ATGAAACGCTTTCTGGCTTCGGCCTTGGCAATAGGACTCATGAGCGCCCAGGCACCACTCCTGGCGCTTGAAGAGCCCGCGCCGCGCACCATCACGGTCTCGGGCGAAGCGGAGATGAAGGTGGCGCCGGACGAGGTCATCCTGACGCTGGGCGTGGAGACGCGGCACAAGGAACTGGCGGAAGTCAGGCGGCTGAACGACCAGCGCATGAAGGAGGTGCTGGCGGCGGCGCTGGCGGCGGGCGTCGCGGGCAAGGACATCCGCACCGACTACCTGAACCTCGCGCCCGAGTACGACCACCAGAACCACCGCAGGACCTTCGTGGAATACATCCAGCGCACCACCATCGTCGTCACGCTCCGGGATGTCTCGAAGTTCGAAGCCCTGCTGACCTCGGTGCTGCAGGCCGGCGTCGAATACATCCACGGCATCGATTTCCGCACCAGCGAGCTGCGGAAGCACCGCGACGAGGCGCGGGCGCTGGCCATGAAGGCCGCCAAGGAAAAGGCCATCGCGCTGGCGGGCGCCCTGGGCCAGAAGGTCGGGAAGCCGCGGTCCATCCAAGAGGGCTCGGGCGGCTGGTGGTCCAGCTACGGCGGCTGGTGGGGCCGCGGCTACCAGGGCATGTCCCAGAACATCTCCCAATCCGCCGGAGGCTCCAGTTCAAGCCAGGACGGCCCCTTGGCGCCCGGCACCTTGAGCGTCCGCGGCAACGTGACCATCACTTTCGATCTGGAGTAG
- a CDS encoding NAD(P)H-binding protein yields MKKVCIVGASGKLGRYMVQHALDRGYEVVGVCRERSVGKLDPFKGRIAIFPGATNDAQVIERAVEGCDGVLTVLVPWGVQQYSSGTVQAVLDHARPGARLVFSCGWHISRDGKDVYSRTFKAFVAAFGWIARRLRLVELDDQVEACRRVFASDTRWTVVRGSDLEEGESQGLPVWSRHVGDPVLASNLTRRVDFALFMVAALEDDALVHEAPAIVGCRTPSALAYGAGS; encoded by the coding sequence ATGAAGAAAGTCTGCATTGTCGGCGCGTCCGGAAAGCTCGGGCGGTACATGGTGCAGCATGCGCTGGATCGGGGCTACGAAGTGGTCGGCGTTTGCCGGGAGCGCAGCGTGGGCAAACTCGACCCGTTCAAGGGCCGCATCGCGATCTTCCCCGGAGCGACCAACGACGCACAGGTCATCGAGCGGGCGGTCGAAGGGTGCGACGGGGTGCTCACCGTGCTGGTGCCGTGGGGGGTCCAGCAGTACTCGTCCGGGACGGTGCAGGCGGTGCTCGATCACGCGCGGCCGGGCGCGCGCCTGGTCTTTTCCTGCGGCTGGCACATCTCCCGCGACGGGAAGGACGTGTACTCGCGGACCTTCAAGGCCTTCGTTGCGGCGTTCGGATGGATTGCCCGGCGACTGCGCCTGGTGGAGCTCGACGACCAAGTGGAGGCCTGCCGGAGAGTGTTCGCCAGCGACACCCGGTGGACCGTCGTGCGGGGGAGCGATCTGGAGGAAGGGGAGAGCCAGGGCCTGCCCGTCTGGAGCAGGCATGTGGGTGATCCCGTCCTGGCAAGCAACCTCACGCGCCGGGTGGATTTCGCCCTCTTCATGGTCGCGGCCCTCGAGGATGATGCGCTCGTCCATGAGGCCCCAGCCATCGTCGGTTGCCGGACGCCGTCGGCGCTGGCCTACGGGGCGGGAAGTTAA
- a CDS encoding PAS domain S-box protein: MQAAPKPEKVAIQLKWKHQFQFAGYYAAQRMGYFTAEGLDVHLVEGGPHRDPVREVTAGKAAYGIGDSDLLVARAQGLPVVVVAAIFQHSPYVLMTRAADGLIEPKDLVGKRVMVEFNQGDIQTRAMFMHEGIDPSSITFLPQSWNFRDLQEGRTDAMSGYYGVEPYQLEQAGIPVKLIRPAEHGIDFYGDCLFTTTEEARDHPERVEAVRRAVAKGWNYALQHPEEVSGWILAMPGAKERGLRPGNMVAEAQAMKILILPDIVPVGSINKERWDRTLAIYKQLGILPATMRLDGFLFDPDRLRSARTKDRLILTAMIVAGVILVFLAWIYLLRRRVERSTAALTESEDRYRQLVQTAPEAIFIEFEGRFDYLNPAAVELFGLHSAEELIGHSVLENVHEDDKPRIQERVQGFQEHPEALRRTGLRLHRPNGKVVEVEAMTSPIPWKGGVGGRVFLRDITERNAAWQAMAESEENYRQLVENSPDCIFVANGGVFRYVNPAGLKLFEVESDEEVLGKSVLDFLHPKDRIMMEERGWRFLETGAMMPAQELRVVGHGGRVTPVEVTITRVRFQGEVAARVFMRDISEWKHAEAALKNSQGILRGFFDGAPFQMGVTEFTEDQDVVLVSVNTAAADSMGIGVKDAPGLRIGDLGFTGPYRGVWVEEYRRALETREPVHFERELSLAGLNLRWAITLAYIGPGPHGRPRFAYLVEDVTERHRLARDLEEREATLRAFYDGAPMMMGVSEVTPEGEMLAVSINEAMARSFGRPASEIAGATARQVGMRPGDHDTWLKHYREAEAAGHPIHFVLAGQMRDRKRSLSVTIAPLGTTAGGNPRFCFISEDITELVRDQEALRVSESRLEEAQRLAHLGSWNWDLATQVLVWSDELCRIYGVDPDSHKPSFEDFLQRVHPEDRAEIERLVEQAKVDLKPFSHESRIVRPDGAVRVIFDYAEVLVDEKGLLKGIGGACMDLTERKQAEKTQEALHSISEAAHSAATLPDLFRRIHEIIGGLLPAPNFFVALYDERKDELTFPYFVDEQDPPPGIRKLDDGTLTGQVIRTGKALLLTRETREDGTGLLLPVVGSDSMEWVGVPLKSRSRTLGALVLQSYSGDIAYTSRDKALLEFVSGQVAVAIERKQAEQELRDQNDLYLMVQRATSDVIWVRDIATDTLAWSDTITATFGYPIAEVPATRQWWIDRIHPEDRERALDGIRATIEEGGTVWSDEYRFRHMDGHYTQVLDRGCVVKDADGRITRMVGAMADLSLRIRAEEAQAANQAKSEFLATMTHELRTPMIGMLGMVEILSHTKLDPDQRSALGTIQSSARALLGIIGDILDFSKIEAGKLELEPVAVSLRRIVEEEFASYSGAAAGKGLQVACEIDPGIAEAHVADPVRFREILDNFFSNALKFTHQGKVGIRAELLGSDAEAQTLAFRVWDTGIGVSPENQKRLFQPFVQAESTTTRRFGGTGLGLSISLRLAQMMGGRITMDSEEGKGTTMSFIAAFPLADPADLGNAAQAAVWEPVEPPGREAALAAGCLILLAEDHATNRMVLTRQLQLAGYQVDAVEDGLAALEALGQTKYGLLLTDIQMPHMDGYQVAAEVRRIETETGNPRIPILALTANALHGELERCQAVGMDDCIIKPVSIPGLDAKLRQWLPGAAGLMAPRPVDPDAEPLQAAMEAPGAPPVDFAVLEGLSQGDRAATLEILRDFRDTCRIDLAGLRLAVDRGDLAEAARGAHRIKGASRMVGAGPLAEAAALLESRAGAGEGHLVAGALRIVEAAFAVLENLVTRESAQG, from the coding sequence TTGCAGGCAGCGCCCAAACCGGAAAAAGTCGCCATCCAGCTCAAATGGAAACACCAGTTCCAGTTCGCGGGCTACTACGCGGCCCAGCGCATGGGGTACTTCACCGCTGAGGGGCTCGACGTCCACCTGGTGGAGGGCGGCCCGCACCGGGACCCCGTCCGGGAAGTGACGGCGGGCAAGGCGGCCTACGGCATCGGCGATTCGGATCTGCTGGTGGCCCGGGCCCAGGGCCTGCCGGTGGTGGTGGTGGCGGCCATCTTCCAGCACTCGCCCTACGTGCTGATGACCCGCGCCGCGGACGGTTTGATCGAGCCCAAGGATCTGGTGGGCAAACGGGTGATGGTGGAATTCAACCAGGGAGACATCCAGACCCGGGCGATGTTCATGCACGAGGGCATCGACCCTTCCAGCATCACCTTCCTGCCGCAGTCCTGGAATTTCCGGGACCTCCAGGAAGGCCGCACGGACGCCATGTCCGGGTACTACGGCGTGGAGCCCTACCAACTGGAGCAGGCGGGGATCCCGGTCAAGCTGATCCGGCCCGCGGAGCACGGCATCGACTTCTACGGCGATTGCCTTTTCACGACCACTGAGGAGGCGCGGGACCATCCGGAGCGGGTGGAAGCGGTCCGCCGGGCGGTGGCCAAAGGCTGGAATTACGCCTTGCAGCACCCGGAAGAGGTCAGCGGCTGGATCCTCGCAATGCCAGGAGCCAAGGAGCGAGGCCTCCGTCCAGGAAATATGGTTGCCGAGGCCCAAGCCATGAAGATCCTCATCCTTCCAGACATCGTCCCGGTGGGCTCGATCAACAAGGAACGATGGGACAGGACCCTCGCGATCTACAAACAACTCGGGATCCTGCCCGCCACCATGCGCCTGGATGGATTCCTGTTCGACCCCGACCGGCTGAGATCCGCCCGGACCAAGGACCGGCTGATCCTCACGGCTATGATCGTGGCCGGGGTGATCCTCGTTTTCCTGGCCTGGATCTATCTGCTGCGGCGGCGGGTGGAGCGGAGCACCGCCGCCCTGACCGAGAGTGAAGACCGTTACAGGCAGCTGGTGCAGACCGCGCCCGAGGCGATCTTTATCGAGTTCGAAGGCCGGTTTGATTACTTGAATCCAGCCGCGGTGGAACTCTTCGGCCTGCATTCAGCCGAAGAATTGATCGGCCATTCGGTATTGGAGAATGTCCACGAGGACGACAAACCCCGCATCCAGGAGCGCGTGCAGGGCTTCCAGGAACATCCCGAGGCCCTCCGCCGGACGGGTCTGCGGCTTCATCGGCCTAACGGCAAGGTGGTGGAAGTGGAAGCCATGACCTCCCCCATTCCCTGGAAAGGGGGCGTGGGAGGCCGGGTCTTCCTCCGCGACATCACCGAACGCAATGCCGCCTGGCAGGCCATGGCCGAAAGCGAGGAGAACTACCGGCAGCTCGTGGAGAACTCGCCAGACTGCATCTTCGTGGCCAATGGCGGCGTGTTCCGCTATGTGAACCCCGCGGGCCTGAAGTTGTTCGAAGTGGAGTCCGATGAGGAGGTCCTCGGCAAGTCCGTGCTGGATTTCCTCCACCCCAAGGACCGCATCATGATGGAGGAGAGGGGTTGGCGCTTCCTTGAGACCGGAGCCATGATGCCGGCCCAGGAACTGCGCGTGGTGGGCCATGGCGGCCGCGTCACGCCCGTGGAGGTCACCATCACGCGGGTCCGTTTCCAGGGGGAAGTGGCAGCCCGGGTGTTCATGCGGGACATCTCGGAATGGAAACATGCAGAAGCGGCCCTGAAGAACAGCCAGGGCATCCTCCGCGGATTTTTCGATGGAGCCCCCTTCCAGATGGGCGTCACGGAATTCACCGAGGACCAGGATGTGGTCCTGGTCTCCGTCAACACCGCCGCCGCAGATTCCATGGGCATCGGCGTGAAAGACGCCCCGGGCCTGCGCATCGGCGACCTTGGCTTCACGGGGCCGTACCGGGGCGTCTGGGTGGAGGAGTACCGCCGGGCCCTGGAAACCCGCGAGCCGGTGCATTTTGAAAGGGAACTGTCCCTCGCGGGCCTGAACCTTCGCTGGGCCATCACGCTCGCCTACATCGGGCCGGGCCCCCATGGCCGTCCGCGCTTCGCCTACCTGGTGGAGGATGTGACCGAACGCCACAGGCTGGCCCGGGACCTGGAAGAGCGGGAAGCCACCCTCCGGGCCTTCTACGATGGGGCGCCCATGATGATGGGCGTCTCCGAGGTGACTCCCGAGGGGGAGATGCTCGCGGTGTCCATCAACGAGGCTATGGCCCGCAGTTTCGGCAGGCCGGCGTCCGAAATCGCCGGGGCCACCGCCCGCCAGGTCGGGATGAGGCCCGGGGACCACGACACCTGGCTGAAGCACTACAGGGAAGCCGAGGCGGCGGGGCATCCCATCCACTTCGTTCTCGCCGGCCAGATGCGGGACCGCAAACGCAGCCTCTCGGTGACCATCGCCCCCCTTGGCACGACCGCCGGCGGGAATCCGCGGTTCTGTTTCATTTCCGAAGACATCACCGAACTCGTCCGGGACCAGGAAGCGCTGCGCGTGAGCGAATCCCGACTGGAGGAGGCCCAGCGGCTCGCCCACCTGGGAAGCTGGAACTGGGATCTGGCCACCCAGGTGCTGGTCTGGTCCGACGAGCTATGCCGCATCTACGGGGTCGACCCGGACAGCCACAAGCCGTCCTTCGAGGATTTCCTTCAGCGCGTCCATCCCGAGGACCGGGCGGAGATCGAGCGGCTGGTGGAGCAGGCCAAGGTCGACCTGAAACCTTTCAGCCACGAGTCCCGGATCGTCCGGCCGGATGGCGCAGTCCGGGTCATCTTCGATTATGCGGAAGTGCTCGTTGATGAAAAAGGCCTGCTGAAGGGCATCGGCGGCGCCTGCATGGACCTCACCGAACGCAAACAGGCCGAAAAGACGCAGGAGGCGCTGCACAGCATTTCCGAAGCCGCCCATTCCGCCGCGACGCTCCCGGACCTGTTCCGCCGGATCCACGAAATCATCGGCGGGCTGCTGCCGGCTCCGAACTTCTTCGTGGCGCTTTATGACGAGCGGAAGGATGAACTGACCTTCCCCTACTTCGTGGACGAACAGGACCCGCCGCCGGGGATCCGGAAGCTCGACGACGGCACCCTCACCGGCCAGGTGATCCGCACGGGAAAGGCGCTGCTCCTGACCCGGGAGACCCGGGAAGATGGCACCGGACTACTGCTGCCGGTGGTGGGCTCGGATTCCATGGAATGGGTCGGCGTGCCCCTCAAGTCCCGGTCGCGCACCCTCGGCGCCCTGGTGCTGCAGAGCTACTCCGGGGACATCGCCTACACCAGCCGGGACAAGGCCCTGCTCGAATTCGTGTCCGGCCAGGTGGCCGTGGCCATTGAACGCAAGCAGGCCGAGCAGGAGCTGCGGGACCAGAACGACCTCTACTTGATGGTCCAGCGGGCCACCAGTGACGTGATCTGGGTCCGGGACATCGCCACGGACACCCTGGCCTGGAGCGACACCATCACCGCCACCTTCGGGTATCCCATCGCGGAAGTCCCCGCCACCCGGCAGTGGTGGATCGACCGCATCCATCCAGAGGACCGGGAGCGGGCCCTCGACGGCATCCGGGCCACCATCGAGGAAGGCGGCACCGTCTGGTCCGACGAGTACCGGTTCCGGCATATGGACGGCCATTACACCCAGGTGCTCGACCGCGGGTGCGTGGTGAAGGACGCCGACGGCCGGATCACCCGGATGGTGGGCGCCATGGCGGACCTGTCGCTCCGCATCCGCGCGGAGGAGGCCCAGGCCGCCAACCAGGCCAAGTCGGAATTCCTGGCCACCATGACCCACGAGCTGCGCACCCCCATGATCGGCATGCTGGGGATGGTGGAGATCCTGTCGCATACGAAGCTGGATCCTGATCAGCGCAGCGCCCTGGGCACCATCCAGTCCTCCGCCCGCGCCCTGCTGGGGATCATCGGCGACATCCTGGACTTCTCCAAGATCGAGGCGGGAAAACTGGAGCTGGAACCCGTGGCGGTCTCCCTGCGGCGAATCGTGGAAGAGGAATTCGCCAGCTACTCCGGAGCCGCCGCCGGCAAGGGATTGCAGGTGGCCTGCGAGATCGACCCGGGGATCGCCGAGGCCCACGTGGCGGATCCAGTGCGGTTCCGGGAGATCCTCGACAATTTCTTCAGCAACGCCCTGAAGTTCACCCACCAGGGCAAGGTGGGCATCCGCGCCGAATTGCTGGGCTCCGACGCGGAGGCCCAGACCCTCGCCTTCCGCGTCTGGGACACGGGCATCGGCGTCTCGCCGGAAAACCAGAAGCGGCTCTTCCAACCCTTCGTGCAGGCGGAGTCCACCACCACCCGACGCTTCGGCGGCACCGGCCTGGGGCTCTCCATCAGCCTGCGCCTGGCCCAGATGATGGGCGGCCGCATCACCATGGACAGCGAGGAAGGCAAGGGCACCACCATGTCCTTCATCGCGGCCTTCCCCCTGGCGGATCCCGCGGACCTGGGCAACGCCGCCCAGGCCGCCGTCTGGGAGCCCGTGGAGCCGCCCGGCCGGGAAGCGGCCCTGGCTGCGGGGTGCCTGATCCTGCTGGCGGAAGACCATGCCACCAACCGCATGGTGCTGACGCGGCAGCTCCAGCTCGCAGGCTACCAGGTGGATGCGGTGGAGGACGGGCTGGCGGCCCTGGAAGCCCTGGGGCAGACGAAGTACGGGCTGCTGCTCACCGATATCCAGATGCCCCACATGGACGGCTACCAGGTGGCCGCGGAGGTCCGCAGGATCGAAACGGAGACCGGGAACCCGCGCATCCCCATCCTTGCCCTGACCGCCAACGCCCTGCACGGCGAACTGGAGCGCTGCCAGGCGGTGGGCATGGACGATTGCATCATCAAGCCGGTGAGCATCCCCGGCCTCGACGCGAAGCTGCGCCAATGGCTTCCGGGAGCGGCAGGCCTCATGGCCCCGAGGCCCGTCGACCCGGATGCGGAACCTTTGCAAGCGGCCATGGAAGCTCCGGGGGCGCCTCCCGTGGACTTCGCCGTCCTGGAGGGTCTGTCGCAGGGCGACCGCGCCGCCACGCTGGAAATCCTGCGGGACTTCCGGGACACCTGCCGGATCGACCTGGCGGGCCTGCGGCTGGCAGTGGATCGGGGGGATCTGGCGGAAGCGGCGCGCGGGGCCCACCGGATCAAGGGCGCCAGCCGGATGGTGGGAGCCGGGCCCCTGGCGGAGGCGGCGGCTCTCCTGGAATCCCGCGCCGGCGCAGGAGAGGGCCACCTGGTGGCCGGGGCGCTCCGGATCGTGGAAGCCGCCTTCGCCGTGCTGGAGAACCTCGTCACCCGGGAATCCGCGCAAGGTTGA
- a CDS encoding methyltransferase domain-containing protein translates to MKRDLVYHLGAPFYDLAMAGLMRGIRRESIASLKLAPGEKLLIPGIGTGLDLPFLPRDVDVLGGDLVPAMLARAGGRRARLGLANVRLAAMDAQALPLHDAGFDAALLHLIVAVAPDGHAVLAEACRVLKPGGRLAVVDKFLPDGQARVPFWRKGLQALVLPFTDINRRFGDLVAGLPLRTISDQGVMLGRTFRSILLERQ, encoded by the coding sequence GTGAAACGGGACCTGGTCTACCACCTGGGAGCGCCTTTCTACGACTTGGCCATGGCGGGCCTGATGCGCGGCATCCGGAGGGAATCCATTGCCTCGCTGAAGCTGGCTCCCGGCGAAAAACTGCTGATTCCGGGCATCGGCACAGGCCTGGATCTTCCCTTCCTGCCGCGCGATGTGGACGTCCTGGGCGGGGACTTGGTGCCGGCCATGCTCGCCAGGGCCGGTGGGAGGCGCGCACGGCTGGGCCTGGCCAACGTGCGGCTCGCGGCCATGGATGCCCAGGCGCTGCCCTTGCATGATGCGGGTTTCGATGCGGCGCTGCTGCACCTCATCGTCGCCGTGGCGCCCGATGGCCATGCGGTGCTGGCGGAGGCCTGCCGCGTCCTGAAGCCCGGCGGCCGCCTCGCGGTGGTGGACAAATTCCTGCCCGATGGCCAGGCGCGCGTCCCTTTCTGGCGAAAGGGCCTCCAGGCATTGGTGCTCCCCTTCACGGACATCAACCGCCGCTTCGGCGATCTGGTCGCGGGCCTGCCCCTGCGGACTATCTCCGACCAGGGTGTGATGCTAGGCCGCACGTTCCGGAGCATCCTCCTGGAGCGGCAATAA
- a CDS encoding UDP-N-acetylglucosamine--N-acetylmuramyl-(pentapeptide) pyrophosphoryl-undecaprenol N-acetylglucosamine transferase, which translates to MAEPGFKDAMVFTGGGTGGHFFPAVALAEGAKARWPDLTIAFVGALRGIEGILLPQSSWPHLLFDVEGFLGRSPLKIARAAWKLWRAESALKAAWKQHRPRAVIGTGGYGAAPALLAARSLGIPYFLHESNAAPGELVRRVSKGASRVWCGMDAVRPLLPEADCLTVGTPIRSSFLREFSRVKDLQPPFQLLVLGGSGGARAINDAMLLAAPPLLEQFPDWKILHQAGAAEYERIKSEPRHERHQLVPFIEAMDQTMEASSLVVSRAGASTCAELKAAGRGAILIPLPNSAHDHQKKNAEALGLENRAVLVSQQPNLADHIEAHAASHMANAYARIKLGKAPEPNRAVELCLDDLARALGDPGRP; encoded by the coding sequence ATGGCAGAACCTGGATTCAAGGATGCGATGGTCTTCACCGGCGGCGGAACGGGTGGGCATTTCTTCCCGGCGGTGGCCCTGGCCGAGGGCGCGAAGGCGCGCTGGCCGGACCTGACCATTGCCTTCGTGGGCGCCCTGCGCGGCATCGAAGGCATCCTCCTGCCCCAGTCGTCCTGGCCCCATCTGCTCTTCGACGTGGAAGGCTTCCTGGGGCGTTCGCCGCTGAAGATCGCTCGCGCCGCCTGGAAATTGTGGCGCGCGGAATCGGCCCTCAAAGCCGCGTGGAAACAGCATCGCCCCAGGGCGGTCATTGGCACCGGCGGCTACGGCGCGGCGCCTGCGCTGCTGGCGGCGCGCTCCCTGGGCATCCCCTATTTCCTGCACGAAAGCAACGCGGCCCCGGGCGAATTGGTGCGCCGCGTCTCCAAGGGCGCCAGCCGCGTGTGGTGCGGCATGGACGCGGTCAGGCCCCTGCTGCCGGAAGCCGACTGCCTCACGGTGGGCACGCCCATCCGGTCTTCCTTCCTGCGGGAATTCAGCAGGGTGAAGGACTTGCAGCCGCCCTTCCAATTGCTGGTGCTGGGCGGGAGCGGCGGGGCGCGGGCCATCAACGACGCGATGCTGCTGGCCGCGCCGCCGCTGCTGGAGCAATTCCCGGATTGGAAGATCCTGCACCAGGCCGGCGCCGCCGAATACGAACGGATCAAATCGGAACCGCGCCATGAGCGGCACCAGCTCGTGCCGTTCATCGAGGCCATGGACCAAACCATGGAGGCCTCGAGCCTGGTCGTCTCCCGGGCCGGCGCCAGCACCTGCGCGGAGCTGAAGGCCGCGGGCCGGGGCGCCATCCTGATCCCGCTGCCGAACTCCGCCCACGACCATCAGAAGAAGAATGCCGAAGCGCTGGGGCTGGAGAACCGCGCCGTGCTTGTGAGCCAGCAGCCCAATCTGGCCGACCACATCGAAGCCCACGCCGCCAGCCACATGGCCAACGCCTACGCCCGCATCAAGCTCGGCAAGGCGCCCGAGCCCAACCGTGCCGTGGAACTGTGCCTGGATGACCTCGCGAGGGCCTTGGGCGATCCGGGCCGACCGTGA